Part of the Vigna unguiculata cultivar IT97K-499-35 chromosome 3, ASM411807v1, whole genome shotgun sequence genome, TCAtccattttatcatttaaagAAGTCTATGAAAAAAGTATTTAGTCATTAATTATTACATCGGTGTCCTTAATTCTCCTCCACCTCTACCTTCTTCCACTtatattgattcaaaatttatttttattttatattttaaaatgtataattcagaatataaatttatattctaatCGTATATTTTGGAAGTctgtaaattatatatttggaaactcaaaatgaaagaaaaaaaagtaaatttgaaattttctagTATATGAGAGTGTGTGAAGAAATTATGGAAATATAGGAAAAAGCTGCCCTATAAATATTCCATAGGCCCAAAGGGAAGCTGTTGGCCCAATAATCTCAGAGGTCGGTCGGCATGGACAAAAGCAACTAACAAACATGACACGTGACATAGCGGTTCCTCGGAATTGGACACGTGTCTCCTTGTCAAAGTTTTCAAACCGCCAGAGAACTAAGTTTTACTGTTCCTTCAACGCCAAAGTTGCATTTTCACAGagaacgaagaagaagaagaagaaaagaaaatggaaaagagATCGCGCCTGAGAGTCCAAAAGAAGAAACCCATTAAACGCAGAGGAAGGAAAGTGTTTCTTAAAATGGTTTTGAATTATCTTAAGTCTGATACTTTCATGTATGCCCCTCTCCTCTCATCTCTACCCTGTCATGCTTTCAACGCCTTCCCTTCTTCCCCTGCTAAAGGTTTCACATTTACCCTTCATTTTTCGTGATTTCTTGGTTCCATTGTTTTGTTTCATGGGGTGGTTGTTTACGATATCTGAACGTTTCAGAGTTGGAATTTCCAAAAGCTGAAAAAGAGAAGCGGTGTTTTGGGAAACAAGTTGGAGAGTATCTCAAATCTGATGATTATATGTATGATCTGCTGCTTCATCTTCCCCATTCATCTAAAGGTACGCTTGTTGTATAAATACTTCCTTGCCATTTTCAACTTTAATTGTTACCTATTGTAGAGAATGTGCGTGCGGTTCTGTGTGATTGTAGCATCTAAAATAGTAAAGTTTTTGCGTCAAATTTTATGATAAGCAGTCACAATTGATGATATATGAATTGAGGAGCGGATTGCTAACCTAAGGACAATGTTTAAGTAATAAAGTGGAAAGTCTTTATTTTAAGGAGAGATGGATAATGAAAAATAAGTTATACTGTTTACGGAATAACTACTTATTCGTTAAGACCTTAAAGAAACTGTTTTGTGACTTTTATCCAAACAATCCTCAATATGTCTCTTGTGTAAAACGGTGAAAGTAGTGATTTGCTAGTTTTTTCAGTATCATATTTATTCAGTCCTACATTGCAGTCTACAGCTTATTTGTTTGCTTATCACAAAATCTGATGCCTTGTCTCACTTCGTAGCAAGATGTCCTACTATATATGCCATAGAGGCGTAAGACAGTAATACTTTAGATGTCATCTTTACTTGAGACAATTCATATATGAGCAGTGACATGCAGCCAAACGTGATTTTACTGGTTAAAAAATTACATCTTTTCGAATGAATTGTCTCAATTTGATTGTTTCTTCCGTTcttgtcctttttttttgttaaatgtaAGTTTTAACCCCTTCCCTGATTGGTTGCACTCTGATTTTTTACTAACAGACTACAGATTATAACATGCGTGGGTTTTGTGTTGATCTACCAAATTGCAGAACCTTTGCATGATTCAACTAGAAGGTTGACAACGAAAGTTAATCAACTAACTGATCATATAAGAAATGGAAACCAAAGTTCCGAAAGTCCTGTTCCTCAAACAGACATCTCTGATCAGCATAAACACACAGAAACTATGAAGCATACTGTGTACCAATTTTGTCGCTCAACTGCTGCTCCAAGTAAAAGTTTTTGCTTCGTAAAATGCTTTACTTTACTAACTTAGCTGGCATGAATTCATTAATTGTGTTAATTTATGTTGTCAATCGTTGCCTTGCCAGAAATGAGACTCAATTTACTGCAGGGCATTATAGGACTTATAGTAAATTTATTGGCCTTTTGATGGAGGATGAGGAAATTTCCCGTTTTGATCACCACTATTGTCCAACTCTCAGGTTAACGAGTCGACCACTTTACAATTTTAAGTAGAGAAATCAAGTTAACTTGcttcaaaattcatttataaGTAAACTCATTCAGACTAATTCAAGGAAATTCGCATCAAATTCTCAAGTCAAGATGTTTGCAAGTTTTTTCTGTCCCAATTGATCCAAAATGACAGTGTTTTATGGGAGAATATCTTCTCAAAAAAAATAACTTGACATAGTCAAATGTTAAAATCTCACCGTTGATCttttaaaatagaagaatattgTATCGATACAAAGGTATTGAAGGGTTAGAATCTCATGTAACATGAAATCATTGCAGAGAAATGAGAGAATCCATTCTCTGTTTTATTCTGCCCTGCACCCTTTCCAAAGGCAACAGTAAACATATTTACCATGGCTCTAATCAATTGGCCAGCAAATCCTTTCCATTATTCATTTTCTGCAGACCAATCGGTGATCAGTTGTAGTATAAGTTTTGTTTCCATCAACAAACCAAACCTAGTGCCGACAACTTCTTGTTCCTTTCTGCGtcttaattatgattttgtcGTAGATAATTACCTGTTTACCTTATGTTTGAATACTAACtctgttttttaaatattgtttatatataataaactcTTATGAAGTTACATGTAAATGAAACCTTCATGATTTTACTTATAATCTTGAGTTTGACAACCTAGATTTTGTTGGTTATTATGGTGTGACAAGCTGACTTATCATAAGGAATTCTAGTGCATCTTTTATTAAGAATGGTTTTTAGCAGTTATAAACTCCCTGCTTATATTTATGGTGCAGGGATTGTTACCCTCAACTCCCAGCTGAGAGCTCATAGCTGATTGGAACTTTGGATACACCAGTAAACATAGATTATAACATATACAGGTTGCTCTTTTAGGTGTACACATTATATGTGTTGTGTAGAATTTTATCAGTTATTATCGTCTTCGTTTTTCGATAGAATATGCAAATGGTAGTTTGAACTTCCTTATCATATTGGTGGTGGGTTTGTCCATCATCAGCATTGTCATTAAGGACTGTATTTTGTTTAAACTTTTCTTTGGGAAACACGAAATTTTAAATGATCGTTTTACCTCCTGGCCAGTGACTCAAAGACCAGTCACGTTTCTTTCTgcattattaaaatttacattgaATGATCAGCCGGCTAAATACATTGAACGGAGCATGGAACACACTTTTATAACTTTTTCGATTTGCTTGTTTTAATGCAAAAGTGAGaagtttgttttcatttttgtattctagttttgaaattttgtgaaagaaaaGAAGTCATTTTTATAATCCTTAATAAGAATGTagtaacaaaaacagaaaatagaagaaaaccTAAAAGTATTGTACAATAGCCAAGTAAAAAAACTGTACTAGTGGAGAACGTTGGCAGTATCTAATTATTAGTCTTGTTTTTGTTGGTTATATATATCTAGTGTCTTGATCAGTCACAAAAGCTCATTAAGTAACGATTAGTGTTTCTGATAAAGATGGCATTGATTGAAATAGCGAATGTCCCACAACCGTGATGTGTTTGGAGCTGCTATTGCTCACTGTATTAACATGGATAACGCTTACTGCCAATTACAAAATGAAGATAAGCACGTtgttgttggttttttttttttggttttagaAGTTTAGTAGTTGATACATGCATATGCACGTACATATACTTTCTTGACTTCGTCGTTCATTGTTTCTTTATCTGTGTAGCACTTTTAGGAGGCAGACAGGGAAGTTGTCCGTAATGTTACTGTTTTTCGTTCATTGGCGATTCGCTGTTGAGATATTTCTTCTTAACGTGCAAGTCATCTCCACTGTCACTTTCATTAACAGTTGCTAGTTATGACAAGCCATTTGCATAATTCATTGTCGTTAAAAGGCTAATGCCTAATTGAAGTAAGCACTTGGAAGGTTTTCTCGTCAAATCTGGGTTTTTAAAAGTTATGTTGTACTTGGGACTAACCGTGCACAAGCTCTTCATGGCCTACTCAACTTAATAATCATCTGTTTTATGTCCTCTCCCTTCAACTTTAGTTGTTAAAACGTAACATCTAAGTCCCAGTTTTGACTTGGCTCGTACACGATTGAAGCATGACGTATTTTACTCACCCCATGTGGTAAATGCTACACATTAGGGTGCCAGGGCTATTACCCTAGCCAGGTTTTGGAGAAGAGACGTGCATGCACATTACTTGTAGCTAAAATTTTACGCATGCACTAGACTCCTTTTCTTTGGTCCCAATAACAATCCCATATATGTAGCTAGGGGTCTCTGTAGAATATTACACTTCATCCTATGCTTCATGATTTGACTTCGTGAAGGACGCAGCATAGTGAACACCATTGGTGGATTACATCTGTGGATGACCCAAGTACACATCACATTACAATGTGTAATGGCTCTTATTTTTTAAGGcatatatatgcatgttatCAACATGATCACTAGCCTGCAAATCCCAAAGTAaagatacatatatatatacaactGGATGTTATGTGCAAGTTATGAGACGATGGAATTAATTAACATTAGCATGCGTGAGAATTTTACTGGGGATTGGACCTGAACGAAATGTCACTTTCGTTTTGTGCCATTTAGTGACTTTATAAGTACAACCCCCGAGGATCTCGTAGTGG contains:
- the LOC114177108 gene encoding uncharacterized protein LOC114177108 isoform X1 yields the protein MEKRSRLRVQKKKPIKRRGRKVFLKMVLNYLKSDTFMYAPLLSSLPCHAFNAFPSSPAKELEFPKAEKEKRCFGKQVGEYLKSDDYMYDLLLHLPHSSKEPLHDSTRRLTTKVNQLTDHIRNGNQSSESPVPQTDISDQHKHTETMKHTVYQFCRSTAAPRHYRTYSKFIGLLMEDEEISRFDHHYCPTLRDCYPQLPAESS
- the LOC114177108 gene encoding uncharacterized protein LOC114177108 isoform X2 translates to MEKRSRLRVQKKKPIKRRGRKVFLKMVLNYLKSDTFMYAPLLSSLPCHAFNAFPSSPAKELEFPKAEKEKRCFGKQVGEYLKSDDYMYDLLLHLPHSSKEPLHDSTRRLTTKVNQLTDHIRNGNQSSESPVPQTDISDQHKHTETMKHTVYQFCRSTAAPRIVTLNSQLRAHS